The following proteins come from a genomic window of Triticum aestivum cultivar Chinese Spring chromosome 6A, IWGSC CS RefSeq v2.1, whole genome shotgun sequence:
- the LOC123131438 gene encoding uncharacterized protein produces MTTPSQFHSQPLPVILLLLSAATHLIVEAAAAEQDEQQRITRVGCADKCGNISIPYPFGMEPGCFREGFQVTCNDSSNPHRAYLANNGVYQRIVEYYDRIVEVWFT; encoded by the coding sequence ATGACCACGCCCTCGCAATTCCATTCCCAGCCGCTCCCAGTAATCCTACTCCTCCTTTCAGCGGCGACTCACTTGATCGTGGaggctgctgctgctgaacaaGATGAGCAGCAGCGGATCACACGTGTGGGTTGCGCCGACAAGTGCGGCAACATAAGCATCCCGTACCCGTTTGGCATGGAGCCAGGCTGCTTCCGTGAGGGCTTCCAGGTCACCTGCAATGACTCCTCGAATCCCCATCGCGCCTACCTTGCCAACAACGGAGTATACCAGCGGATCGTCGAGTATTATGACAGAATTGTCGAG